One window of Methanobacterium alkalithermotolerans genomic DNA carries:
- a CDS encoding methanogenesis marker 14 protein, translated as MSFLKRLFGPKPVIAKSRYITIEDVKSAPFTKKTVGSGYSMRPDVYYIVASVELGNTTTKCILTATNLNTSRSYLLDKTVKMTRDIREPKKDEKVFGSTVWGVELTKESVSEMVKNTILESVKKAKIDIDKDLDFVVRSTGVTAGFASPEEVGQLIISLANGCLEAGIPPRKMAPALSIDNLPERLQEFSLLEKVVFDGAVVSVIPPTGKEVVANEMEGELVTAGIKLGAKWTNIDFRNPCISLDFGTTLAGRIVNNQEPYARTIGNFCGLAGAVSDALIRGTEKVDQRGGAALDLYRKDILKNADWKKAQLNAQRVHELIDIGKVPENRSRFGTVPVDPEAAYEAGTTLIGCDVGENGDKLDELTILGHEIFEEDGMNTLFATLDHVSALIVKRLIDEAFDEGVVEDGSILGVTGRAGITGRKPQLIMEHTNGRLKDCIFVSDALAMGAAIMARCMNSIGTPHIPIGGRQGGPCILGPRRKIQKKKDDKWID; from the coding sequence TTGTCGTTCTTGAAAAGATTGTTTGGTCCTAAACCAGTAATAGCTAAAAGTAGATATATAACCATTGAAGATGTAAAAAGTGCGCCATTTACTAAAAAAACCGTTGGATCAGGTTATTCCATGCGGCCAGATGTTTATTATATTGTGGCTTCGGTGGAATTAGGTAACACTACCACCAAATGTATCCTTACTGCCACCAATTTGAATACCTCTCGTAGCTATCTTCTGGATAAAACAGTTAAAATGACCAGGGATATCAGGGAACCAAAAAAGGATGAAAAGGTTTTTGGAAGTACAGTATGGGGCGTGGAACTTACTAAGGAATCTGTATCAGAAATGGTTAAAAATACTATACTGGAATCGGTAAAAAAAGCCAAAATTGACATTGATAAGGACCTGGATTTTGTGGTAAGATCAACTGGAGTAACAGCTGGCTTTGCATCCCCTGAAGAGGTAGGTCAACTTATAATTTCATTGGCAAATGGATGCTTAGAAGCAGGCATCCCCCCTCGAAAAATGGCCCCTGCACTTTCTATAGACAACCTACCGGAAAGATTACAGGAATTCAGCCTACTGGAAAAGGTGGTTTTTGATGGCGCGGTTGTGAGCGTTATTCCTCCTACTGGTAAGGAAGTGGTGGCAAATGAGATGGAAGGAGAACTGGTAACTGCGGGAATAAAACTGGGGGCTAAATGGACCAATATAGACTTTAGAAATCCCTGCATTTCGCTGGATTTTGGAACCACCCTGGCAGGTAGGATAGTTAATAACCAGGAACCTTACGCCCGCACTATAGGTAATTTTTGTGGCCTGGCAGGGGCAGTTTCTGATGCCTTAATAAGGGGCACAGAAAAGGTAGATCAAAGAGGTGGAGCAGCACTGGATTTATACCGTAAAGATATTCTAAAAAATGCAGACTGGAAAAAGGCCCAGCTTAATGCACAGAGAGTTCATGAATTAATTGATATTGGAAAAGTTCCTGAAAACAGGTCACGTTTTGGTACGGTACCTGTTGATCCTGAAGCAGCATATGAAGCAGGAACAACGTTAATTGGTTGTGATGTAGGGGAAAATGGCGATAAGCTGGATGAATTGACTATTTTAGGACATGAAATCTTTGAAGAAGATGGTATGAATACATTATTCGCCACCCTGGATCATGTGAGTGCCTTAATAGTTAAAAGATTAATTGATGAAGCATTTGATGAAGGAGTGGTTGAGGATGGTTCTATACTGGGGGTTACTGGTAGAGCTGGAATTACTGGCAGAAAGCCACAACTAATTATGGAACATACCAATGGCAGATTGAAAGATTGTATCTTTGTTTCTGATGCTCTGGCCATGGGAGCCG
- a CDS encoding universal stress protein has protein sequence MEMYEKILVTTMGEYMDEIIEHTVDLFRGREAEILCVYVVETSVPFLTPKKVKEMMIEELTSRGKEILADMEKGIKESTDSNVNFRSIMVEGNPADEIVKIAEKEEVDVIVMGTGKGIVDKHLLGSVSEKVVHSAPCTVLLVRTV, from the coding sequence ATGGAAATGTATGAGAAAATATTGGTCACTACTATGGGAGAATATATGGACGAAATAATTGAACACACCGTAGACCTTTTTAGAGGTCGTGAAGCGGAAATTTTATGTGTTTATGTGGTAGAAACATCCGTACCATTTTTAACCCCCAAGAAAGTTAAGGAGATGATGATAGAAGAATTAACTTCCAGGGGCAAGGAAATCCTCGCTGATATGGAAAAAGGAATTAAAGAATCCACCGACTCTAATGTTAATTTCAGGAGTATAATGGTGGAAGGTAATCCTGCTGATGAAATTGTTAAAATTGCAGAAAAGGAAGAGGTGGATGTTATTGTGATGGGTACCGGTAAAGGTATTGTGGATAAACACCTCCTGGGGAGTGTTTCAGAAAAAGTAGTACATTCGGCTCCCTGCACTGTGCTTCTGGTTCGCACTGTTTAA